The Candidatus Binatus sp. DNA window GCACCGCGTCAACCATCGCGCAAATCTCGTCTCGATCATCGGACAGCGACAGCGCTACCCCGCGCGAGCGCGGGTGGATCGCCGCAAGAATCGAGCGCGCCAGTTGCGCGCCGATTGCTTCGGCTACGACACCCGGCTCGGCGATGACGAGGCCAATCAGATCGGCGCCCGCCTCGGCGGTGGCAACCGCGTCGGACACAGAGGTCATGCTGTAAATCTGGACGACCATCGGATGCACCTGTAACTACTGTACGCGGTTGGCACGATCAAGTTGGAGGGAGTGGCGATGTTTTCGAGCGTGCTGCGGAGCCAACGCGCCATCCAGGTGCGCGAGAGCGAGGCTCAGAAGTTGCGGCGATAGGTGACGTAGTTCGCGCACACCTTGGCGCCCAGCTTTTCCGCCGTGCGGCGCGACGGCCAGTTGTCGTCGAGCACGAGCGTGTAACTGAGATACTTCGCGCCCGCGCGGATCAGGTGCAGGTACGCATACGCGGCCATCGCAAGGTTGACGCCGCGGCCGCGTGCCGCCTCGAGCACGCCGATGCCGAGAAAGTTTAGTTTCTCGTGATCGCCGAGCTTGCGGCCGGGCTTGAGAATTGCGCCGTCGGGAGTGGCCGGAGTAACCATCAGGGCGCCGACCGGTTGGCCGTCGCGATACGCCAGCACCGAGGTCTCGAGCGCGCCGAACATCGCGAAGAACTCGAACAGCAGTGCGAGTTCGTCGGTGCTGAAGGGAGTCGCGCCCCAATGACGCGCGAAGGCGGTGTTCCAGGTGTGCTCGAAATCGCGGAGTCGGCGCGCGGCCGGCAGATCCTTCAGCGCGGCGATTTCGAAACCAGCGCGGCGGCCTGCTTCAAGTGCGCTTTCGTAGCGCGCGACCAGTTCCGGGGTCACCTCAATCTTATAGTCAACCCATCCGCGCTCGGTTTCGAATCCCGCGTCCTTGAGCAGCGCGTGATAGTACGCTGGATTCTGGCGCGCGATGTCGGGTGGCAGGGTCTCGTAGTCGTCGATCACGAACGGAAATTCGAGCAATCCGCAGCCGGCTCGCGCCGCCGTCGCGCCCTCCGCCTTCATCCACTCAGACGCCGCGTCCATCATCAGTTTGACGGTGTCGCGGGTGCCGGGCATCGCCTCGAACATCACGATATGCCCAAGCGGTTCTTTCCAATGGCGTTGATAGTGGCTGTCGATTATAGCGACGGCGCGCGCAACGATATCGCCATCGACCCGGGCCGTGAACGGCCGGAACTTGCGCCCGGCGGCGAACGGTCCATCGCCCATCAGGATCGGCAGCTGCACCGGGACCATCGCGGCCCATCGCGCGCTGCGGTATTCGTAAACCCGATGCTGGAAAAGAACGAACTCGGTGAGCGCTTCTTCGCCCGAAGGCGACTCAATTTTGACTGACAACTGCAGACTCTCCCGACGGGCTGACGAATCGCGCGCTTCCATCGAGGTTGCCGGATAGCACGCCGGCGCGATGTCGCCTTGTTTCCGATCTCTCCGTGCGCTAACCACTACGCAGGGGGCGAGCGTAGCGCCTGGCGAGTGAAAACGTCAAACAATCGCGGGCCAACGGCGTCCCCGGGAGCGGCTGAGCGTCATGGTTGAAAAAACGATCGAGCTCACGGGCATCTCGGCCAACTCGGTCGAAGAGGCCGTGCAATTGGCAATTTCGCGCGCAGGCGTCACGATCGAAGGCATCCACACCGCTCATGTCGAGGACATCGCCGCAATGGTCGAGGCCAACCAATTGGTGCGCTGGAAGGTTCGAGTCAAAGTGACTTTCCAGGTGAAAGACGAGCTGCACGAGTGAGTAACTCGCGCGAGTA harbors:
- a CDS encoding dodecin family protein translates to MVEKTIELTGISANSVEEAVQLAISRAGVTIEGIHTAHVEDIAAMVEANQLVRWKVRVKVTFQVKDELHE
- a CDS encoding GNAT family N-acetyltransferase; the protein is MSVKIESPSGEEALTEFVLFQHRVYEYRSARWAAMVPVQLPILMGDGPFAAGRKFRPFTARVDGDIVARAVAIIDSHYQRHWKEPLGHIVMFEAMPGTRDTVKLMMDAASEWMKAEGATAARAGCGLLEFPFVIDDYETLPPDIARQNPAYYHALLKDAGFETERGWVDYKIEVTPELVARYESALEAGRRAGFEIAALKDLPAARRLRDFEHTWNTAFARHWGATPFSTDELALLFEFFAMFGALETSVLAYRDGQPVGALMVTPATPDGAILKPGRKLGDHEKLNFLGIGVLEAARGRGVNLAMAAYAYLHLIRAGAKYLSYTLVLDDNWPSRRTAEKLGAKVCANYVTYRRNF